Proteins from a single region of Drosophila biarmipes strain raj3 chromosome 3R, RU_DBia_V1.1, whole genome shotgun sequence:
- the LOC108032069 gene encoding armadillo-like helical domain-containing protein 3 isoform X2 — protein MTSRKRSGSGSTKRPKEKVVYIYELLCRGEDPSSESPEFWNEFFLLQPNFEALEIEIGKLNNEQLQLVKPNLNTLFQRCIEMLDTDHPKRLCNSLQTLCSLFYGIFKKSNSDPTCNILNEIFGHEKMDEWLKLLMQYCNRILLGDVPENARFMCLKLLQVLVTGTDNVNQNALFEHLMMHSMFDAFVRLLSDPTFRTQHGHDIVILLTILVNYRKHEATNPYVVQLSILADELALNGYGQMISQSLIDFCRQYIQSLNNVQSSSWFSSLSNIVGNMFVSDEGCERVQQIKANNGLLLALYEAVHLNRNFITTLAHTQAESSAPPSPSNTLSLAQPVPDLSNAPIIDITQYPTNLLVAVFQYCSIVMQDNKNESSIANLKLCFLILTCISEDQYANSMMHDSNLTFKVMLHRAQMRHRKLNVDRVGKSQPLAATLLDLLVEFIVSHLMKKFPMELYLLCIGVIHRILCYQKRCRVRLNYPWKELWSALIGLLRFLVNQEQTLVKKCNIFHLSLQVVNIFNLFITYGDTFLATTNSYDELYYELNREEKVFTEIHAMVLRYTTMGECEYKDDVIKLLNALVNILAIVKHFQNKIKEWLAEQGLSTPTEEQILDVVRKNYDLTLKLQDSLDQYERYAEAPLHTNFFKLMVRDVVNDTRKHIYGYVKEAVSVIPDQEILLTTSMTSASAGIPNAAPAAAVPEAKATPAT, from the exons ATGACCTCACGCAAGCGAAGTGGCAGCGGCTCCACCAAGAGGCCCAAGGAGAAG GTGGTCTACATCTACGAGCTGCTGTGCCGTGGCGAGGATCCCAGCAGCGAGAGCCCCGAGTTCTGGAACGAGTTCTTCCTGCTGCAGCCGAACTTCGAGGCACTGGAGATTGAGATCGGAAAACTCAACAatgagcagctgcagctggtCAAACCGAATCTGAACACCCTCTTCCAGAGGTGCATCGAAATGCTGGACACGG ACCATCCCAAGCGTCTGTGCAACAGCCTGCAGACGCTGTGCTCCCTGTTCTACGGCATTTTCAAAAAGTCCAACTCAGATCCCACGTGCAACATCCTCAACGAGATCTTCGGCCACGAGAAGATGGACGAGTGGCTGAAACTGCTGATGCAGTACTGCAACCGCATCCTGCTCGGCGATGTGCCCGAGAATGCCCGCTTCATGTGCCTCAAGCTGCTTCAGGTCCTGGTCACGGGCACCGACAATGTCAACCAGAACGCCCTCTTCGAGCACCTGATGATGCACAGCATGTTCGACGCCTTTGTCCGTCTGCTAAGCGACCCTACGTTCCGCACCCAGCACGGACACGATATCGTCATCCTGCTCACAATCCTGGTCAACTATCGCAAGCACGAGGCCACCAATCCCTACGTGGTGCAGCTCTCCATACTCGCCGATGAACTGGCCCTGAACGG CTACGGCCAAATGATATCGCAGTCGTTGATTGACTTCTGTCGCCAGTACATCCAGAGCCTCAACAATGTGCAATCCTCCTCCTGGTTCTCATCGCTGTCCAATATTGTGGGCAACATGTTTGTCTCGGATGAGGGATGCGAACGGGTCCAGCAGATCAAGGCCAACAATGGCCTGCTCCTAGCCCTCTACGAGGCAGTGCACTTAAATAGGAACTTCATCACAACTCTGGCCCACACTCAGGCGGAGTCCAGTGCCCCGCCCTCGCCCAGTAACACGTTGAGTCTGGCCCAGCCCGTACCGGATTTATCCAATGCACCCATCATCGACATTACCCAGTATCCCACCAATCTGCTGGTGGCCGTCTTTCAATACTGCTCCATCGTGATGCAGGACAATAAGAACGAGTCGAGCATTGCTAATCTAAAGCTGTGCTTCCTCATCCTCACTTGCATTTCGGAGGATCAGTACGCCAACTCGATGATGCACGACAGCAATCTGACCTTCAAGGTTATGCTGCATCGGGCGCAGATGCGTCATCGCAAGCTGAATGTAGATCGGGTGGGCAAATCCCAGCCATTGGCTGCCACTCTACTAGATCTGCTGGTGGAGTTTATAGTTTCCCACTTGATGAAGAAGTTCCCCATGGAATTGTATTTGCTCTGCATTGGCGTTATCCATCGAATCCTGTGCTATCAGAAGAGGTGTCGGGTGCGGCTTAACTATCCTTGGAAGGAACTCTGGTCTGCGCTGATTGGCTTGCTGCGATTCCTGGTCAACCAGGAACAGACTCTGGTCAAAAAGTGCAACATATTCCATTTGTCACTGCAGGTGGTGAACATATTTAATCTGTTTATCACGTACGGCGATACTTTCCTGGCCACCACAAACAGCTATGACGAGCTCTACTATGAACTGAACCGCGAGGAGAAGGTCTTTACGGAAATACATGCTATGG ttCTTCGCTATACAACGATGGGGGAGTGCGAGTACAAAGACGACGTAATCAAACTATTGAACGCCTTGGTTAACATCCTGGCCATTGTGAAGCACTTCCAGAACAAGATCAAGGAATGGCTGGCGGAACAAGGCCTCTCTACGCCCACGGAGGAGCAAATACTCGATGTGGTGCGCAAGAACTACGACCTCACGCTGAAACTGCAGGATTCCCTGGACCAGTACGAACGCTATGCGGAAGCGCCGCTGCACACCAATTTCTTCAAGCTGATGGTGCGCGATGTGGTCAACGATACTCGCAAGCACATCTACGGATATGTGAAGGAGGCCGTATCCGTTATTCCCGACCAGGAGATACTCCTCACCACCTCTATGACCTCCGCATCGGCGGGAATTCCGAATGCTGCACCAGCAGCCGCAGTGCCAGAAGCAAAAGCCACGCCTGCCACGTAG
- the LOC108032069 gene encoding armadillo-like helical domain-containing protein 3 isoform X1 has product MTSRKRSGSGSTKRPKEKVVYIYELLCRGEDPSSESPEFWNEFFLLQPNFEALEIEIGKLNNEQLQLVKPNLNTLFQRCIEMLDTEDHPKRLCNSLQTLCSLFYGIFKKSNSDPTCNILNEIFGHEKMDEWLKLLMQYCNRILLGDVPENARFMCLKLLQVLVTGTDNVNQNALFEHLMMHSMFDAFVRLLSDPTFRTQHGHDIVILLTILVNYRKHEATNPYVVQLSILADELALNGYGQMISQSLIDFCRQYIQSLNNVQSSSWFSSLSNIVGNMFVSDEGCERVQQIKANNGLLLALYEAVHLNRNFITTLAHTQAESSAPPSPSNTLSLAQPVPDLSNAPIIDITQYPTNLLVAVFQYCSIVMQDNKNESSIANLKLCFLILTCISEDQYANSMMHDSNLTFKVMLHRAQMRHRKLNVDRVGKSQPLAATLLDLLVEFIVSHLMKKFPMELYLLCIGVIHRILCYQKRCRVRLNYPWKELWSALIGLLRFLVNQEQTLVKKCNIFHLSLQVVNIFNLFITYGDTFLATTNSYDELYYELNREEKVFTEIHAMVLRYTTMGECEYKDDVIKLLNALVNILAIVKHFQNKIKEWLAEQGLSTPTEEQILDVVRKNYDLTLKLQDSLDQYERYAEAPLHTNFFKLMVRDVVNDTRKHIYGYVKEAVSVIPDQEILLTTSMTSASAGIPNAAPAAAVPEAKATPAT; this is encoded by the exons ATGACCTCACGCAAGCGAAGTGGCAGCGGCTCCACCAAGAGGCCCAAGGAGAAG GTGGTCTACATCTACGAGCTGCTGTGCCGTGGCGAGGATCCCAGCAGCGAGAGCCCCGAGTTCTGGAACGAGTTCTTCCTGCTGCAGCCGAACTTCGAGGCACTGGAGATTGAGATCGGAAAACTCAACAatgagcagctgcagctggtCAAACCGAATCTGAACACCCTCTTCCAGAGGTGCATCGAAATGCTGGACACGG AAGACCATCCCAAGCGTCTGTGCAACAGCCTGCAGACGCTGTGCTCCCTGTTCTACGGCATTTTCAAAAAGTCCAACTCAGATCCCACGTGCAACATCCTCAACGAGATCTTCGGCCACGAGAAGATGGACGAGTGGCTGAAACTGCTGATGCAGTACTGCAACCGCATCCTGCTCGGCGATGTGCCCGAGAATGCCCGCTTCATGTGCCTCAAGCTGCTTCAGGTCCTGGTCACGGGCACCGACAATGTCAACCAGAACGCCCTCTTCGAGCACCTGATGATGCACAGCATGTTCGACGCCTTTGTCCGTCTGCTAAGCGACCCTACGTTCCGCACCCAGCACGGACACGATATCGTCATCCTGCTCACAATCCTGGTCAACTATCGCAAGCACGAGGCCACCAATCCCTACGTGGTGCAGCTCTCCATACTCGCCGATGAACTGGCCCTGAACGG CTACGGCCAAATGATATCGCAGTCGTTGATTGACTTCTGTCGCCAGTACATCCAGAGCCTCAACAATGTGCAATCCTCCTCCTGGTTCTCATCGCTGTCCAATATTGTGGGCAACATGTTTGTCTCGGATGAGGGATGCGAACGGGTCCAGCAGATCAAGGCCAACAATGGCCTGCTCCTAGCCCTCTACGAGGCAGTGCACTTAAATAGGAACTTCATCACAACTCTGGCCCACACTCAGGCGGAGTCCAGTGCCCCGCCCTCGCCCAGTAACACGTTGAGTCTGGCCCAGCCCGTACCGGATTTATCCAATGCACCCATCATCGACATTACCCAGTATCCCACCAATCTGCTGGTGGCCGTCTTTCAATACTGCTCCATCGTGATGCAGGACAATAAGAACGAGTCGAGCATTGCTAATCTAAAGCTGTGCTTCCTCATCCTCACTTGCATTTCGGAGGATCAGTACGCCAACTCGATGATGCACGACAGCAATCTGACCTTCAAGGTTATGCTGCATCGGGCGCAGATGCGTCATCGCAAGCTGAATGTAGATCGGGTGGGCAAATCCCAGCCATTGGCTGCCACTCTACTAGATCTGCTGGTGGAGTTTATAGTTTCCCACTTGATGAAGAAGTTCCCCATGGAATTGTATTTGCTCTGCATTGGCGTTATCCATCGAATCCTGTGCTATCAGAAGAGGTGTCGGGTGCGGCTTAACTATCCTTGGAAGGAACTCTGGTCTGCGCTGATTGGCTTGCTGCGATTCCTGGTCAACCAGGAACAGACTCTGGTCAAAAAGTGCAACATATTCCATTTGTCACTGCAGGTGGTGAACATATTTAATCTGTTTATCACGTACGGCGATACTTTCCTGGCCACCACAAACAGCTATGACGAGCTCTACTATGAACTGAACCGCGAGGAGAAGGTCTTTACGGAAATACATGCTATGG ttCTTCGCTATACAACGATGGGGGAGTGCGAGTACAAAGACGACGTAATCAAACTATTGAACGCCTTGGTTAACATCCTGGCCATTGTGAAGCACTTCCAGAACAAGATCAAGGAATGGCTGGCGGAACAAGGCCTCTCTACGCCCACGGAGGAGCAAATACTCGATGTGGTGCGCAAGAACTACGACCTCACGCTGAAACTGCAGGATTCCCTGGACCAGTACGAACGCTATGCGGAAGCGCCGCTGCACACCAATTTCTTCAAGCTGATGGTGCGCGATGTGGTCAACGATACTCGCAAGCACATCTACGGATATGTGAAGGAGGCCGTATCCGTTATTCCCGACCAGGAGATACTCCTCACCACCTCTATGACCTCCGCATCGGCGGGAATTCCGAATGCTGCACCAGCAGCCGCAGTGCCAGAAGCAAAAGCCACGCCTGCCACGTAG
- the LOC122818670 gene encoding uncharacterized protein LOC122818670 has translation MHYAYITNMSKLSYSQFTKSKACANFCEHCLQFYPVKGSKPHDCGNEPEAIYPMPKSKLYFRSRSKSISPPVVLYADIESSLESVSSAAWAASFYIVHYYNPHLNEIFTFDGSDCIKKFCETMKDKLRGLYYKYWKYPKTKNHTFDENTQMSGICSVCNEEDGADMDRFFHQFSGVYLGPVHEACKTKFKLFHPFFPVVFNHLTRFDINLLFSELGKDVKAIPGNQGLYSMFILNYVISGCDRFQIKFLDSSNFLRYNVEKLFSYLVKDKLTNLRNKYPGLQFEPMCQKRVFPQNYLESMEQLQDPQLPEKELFLYFQKNTFSLQDYKIACQVWDIFNCHSIGDYLKIYLERDVIILGDVFEYFRGLCLNVYNLDPLNYSTAPSMSWDAMLKVTKIVLDLISDPEMHSFLKSAVRGGLVQCNQEDVTANNELLNSFDPSKPITYLASIEANNLDDWAMSQPLPFSNFSFLNDKQIHQFDATKISSDADVGYVLEVDLEYPTDLYRSHDGLPFCPQNRTLSSGYHQIVTADFSHKKNYVIHLKHLQLCLQNGLVLTKIHRVLSFNQCRWLKTYIDVNRLRIKLSENEFERNFFMSMNSFIVGKSLENVENHCDIVLLTHYRSGRNSPGFRQRVTRNNFRGVEIFQNNLAAIMSAKTNISNDKPLYIGVTVLEMSKWFMYEHYYNFLSVRSPSLKLIYVSNNLFVALLRENFKKLMEKNSERFDMSNYYKGDHNNTLELMQDKYGGQIVARYKYV, from the exons ATGCATTACGCATACATTACAAACATGTCCAAACTATCCTATTCAcaatttacaaaatcaaaagcgTGTGCTAATTTTTGTGAGCATTGTTTGCAATTTTATCCTGTGAAAGGCAGCAAGCCTCATGATTGTGGAAACGAACCGGAGGCCATTTACCCCATGCCAAAAAGTAAACTCTATTTTAGATCGCGCTCAAAAAGCATATCTCCGCCGGTTGTCCTTTACGCCGATATAGAGTCTTCTTTGGAATCTGTATCTTCGGCAGCTTGGGCTGCctctttttatattgtccACTATTATAACCCTCATTTAAATGAAATCTTTACGTTTGATG gTTCCGATTGCATAAAGAAGTTCTGCGAAACAATGAAAGATAAACTGCGCGGCCTGTATTACAAGTACTGGAAAtacccaaaaaccaaaaatcacACCTTTGACGAAAATACGCAAATGTCTGGAATATGTAGTGTCTGCAACGAAGAAGACGGCGCAGATATGGATAGGTTTTTCCATCAATTTTCGGGAGTGTACCTGGGCCCTGTCCATGAGGCCTGCAAAACCAAGTTTAAGCTGTTTCATCCGTTTTTTCCAGTAGTTTTCAATCATCTAACTAGATTcgatataaatttattatttagtgaACTGGGAAAAGATGTAAAAGCCATTCCTGGCAATCAGGGGTTGTATTCAATGTTTATTCTAAATTATGTGATCAGTGGATGTGATCggtttcaaattaaatttttagacTCCAGTAACTTTTTGCGTTACAATGTAGAAAAACTGTTCAGCTACTTGGTTAAGGACAAATTAACAAATCTCAGGAATAAATATCCAGGTTTGCAATTTGAGCCGATGTGTCAGAAAAGGGTATTCCCCCAAAACTACTTAGAAAGTATGGAACAACTTCAAGATCCACAACTACCTGAAAAGGAACTTTTTCTGTACTtccaaaaaaatacatttagtCTTCAAGATTATAAAATTGCTTGTCAGGTTTGggatatttttaattgccatAGTATTGGAgactacttaaaaatttacttGGAAAGAGATGTTATTATTTTGGGCGACGTTTTCGAATACTTTCGAGGCCTGTGCCTAAATGTATATAACCTCGacccactaaactattctacAGCTCCTTCAATGTCTTGGGATGCGATGCTGAAAGTTACAAAGATAGTTTTGGATTTAATTAGTGATCCCGAAAtgcattcttttttaaaaagcgCAGTACGAGGGGGACTTGTTCAATGCAACCAAGAGGACGTCACAGCAAATAATGAACTCTTAAATAGTTTCGATCCCAGTAAACCCATTACCTATTTAGCTAGCATTGAGGCAAACAACTTGGACGATTGGGCGATGAGTCAGCCACTACCATTCTCTAACTtctcatttttaaatgataagCAAATTCACCAATTCGATGCTACCAAAATATCTTCAGATGCAGATGTAGGTTACGTTTTGGAAGTAGACCTCGAGTATCCCACTGATCTTTATAGAAGTCATGATGGCTTGCCTTTTTGTCCTCAAAATCGAACTCTTTCAAGTGGATATCATCAAATAGTGACTGCCGATTTCagtcacaaaaaaaattatgttattCATTTAAAACACCTGCAATTATGTTTACAGAATGGGCTGGTCTTAACGAAAATACACCGAGTATTATCTTTCAATCAATGCCGATGGTTAAAAACCTACATTGATGTTAATAGATTGCGAATAAAGTTGTCTGAGAATGAGTTTGAAAGGAATTTTTTTATGTCAATGAATAGTTTTATAGTTGGTAAATCATtggaaaatgtggaaaatcATTGTGATATTGTACTATTGACACATTATCGGTCAGGACGGAATTCCCCTGGATTTAGACAAAGAGttacaagaaataattttcGAGGCGTTGagatatttcaaaataatttagcTGCAATCATGTCAGCCAAGACCAACATTTCTAATGATAAACCATTGTATATTGGAGTTACCGTCTTAGAAATGTCGAAATGGTTTATGTACGaacattattataattttctttctgTTAGAAGTCcttctttaaaattaatctATGTcagtaataatttatttgttgcttTGCTTAGGgaaaattttaagaaactgATGGAAAAAAATTCAGAACGCTTTGATATGTCGAATTATTATAAAGGCGACCATAATAATACTTTAGAATTAATGCAAGACAAATATGGCGGACAAATAGTGGCAAGGTATAAGTAT